The DNA window tcgtggccttcgcgatgacacaaacctggtcacaaacgcaaaCATGCAATtacaatcatccacacatacttatctAGTCAACAATAAAACACCCCGATAATTAGGAGAATATtttagcacctataaatttacCAACGCGTTCTCAAACAGTACCTCACCGCTTTTCTAGATCATGAATAGGTCACGTGCGGAAATTCCTACCCTAgccggtcctagcagcctagactcatgtcTTCAGTTGGGCCGATTAAAAATGTCGCCAATATCCACTACACAACACATTCTATAGCAACAAGACCGGGAACTTTAATGATGTGGGGGAACTCTCTTCTAGTGTTTGAACCGTACGCTGAACATTAACGGTAAGATTCACGGTTCGCTCGCGATTATTCatgaatacacgcgaatatgcgaatagccagacggttataaaatcgcatttatacacgcgaagttacgcacatgcgacatacaaacgcccacgcgatcgaatacgttaacgcacaaacgctcgagcctctTGTGATGCTACATGCGATCGTGACATGACACATCTAAAGTCACGTACTGCTGCAATTGACCTTAAGCagcgttttagtgggtgacatttaccgtctcatctgcaattgtagtgagtgattctgacggggagcccttccgagaccctagctctacagctccagtaggacaatatTTATTTACCAGTAACTACAATTGTTAGAATTTTATCATGCTATGTccgtaaattaatcgtaccttaattgaatcaatcgaatcgaatgcacgaattggaAGCCGGAAAAAGTGACCAACCGAATCCtaggaaggattacccactattctatcatatacgccagttctgcatccagtCCCTCAcacccagctgtcacaaatactcggacgaacacatacacagatagacatacggcTAGTACATAACAATTGCACTCTAGTACCTAAACCtacatgtatttttatctcgaaaataaaaatttgtggaATGCCCCCGGAGCGTCTTTTGTTATACAAGTCAGGATCACTGTTCGGCCTCCGATAAATGCATCAAATAAATAACGACCGACCTGATACGAGAACCTGTTCAAAACATTCATTTGCAGGTATTTTCAGTTCCAGCCCAGTTCGATGTTCCTATATCGCAATaagaacaccacctccgcgCCTTAGATCACGGGTATGAATGTCTGAGTTCTTGTTCTCATTCCATggacgttctggtagtagacgcGGTCAGGTACTTGGTAACGTACTCTATACCCAAAAGGTtttcagagagagagagatggtgATCAtctaaagcaaaatactcgcctgagaagggagctCGGAAGACCACCTCACGACTTCCGAACGCAGGACCGGATCAATGAATGGTTTCAGTGGTCAACTCATCGAACACCACGACTTCCACTCGCTAATCCAAAAAAGAAATCTTAAATATTTGTAGCTTCTTGGCCTTGATATAGTCCTGCAGACATTCTTCTTTGTATAGCTGTGTCGTCAGCTCCGTGCATTTTTGGCCACAGCTTCAGATCGCCTGCCAGGTATTTAATTATTGGTGTCCAATCACTTTATTAATTGCGCGGCTAGTTAAAGTGTTGTTTGCACAAAAAGATGTCTACAATATACATTACATTTCTACGCCTTACCAAGGTTAGCTTTTTAGACGTTTCAGATTCTCCTCTTCCTAGTAACTAGCACTATCTGAGGAAATGCACCAATTATGGGATGGTTCCAATTACTGATGAGTAGAATCCGAAACGCTAAAAGTCTATTTTTAAAATCTGGAATTGTGCCCTCtcgcacaaaaaaaaacaatttgattagttaaaaaaatgatttgcctAGGACATTGAGGTGTTTagcaaaaattggaagaaaATATGTTTGGAACCGGTCTCTTTTCATGACTGTTCAATCtaaacaaaaaatttcaaataattcaaAACTATACTAATTCCGAAAGACCAGGTTGATATTATATTTCCAACTATTAGAATTCTTTGGGCACTTCTATTGCCGTATACTTATGCAATGGGAATCCCCATCGGAAATAGTTACGAATCAAGCAGATGTTGTAAGCTCTTCAGCGGAAGGAACCTCCGCCGTAGTCATCGTTGTTGATTCGCTAGTGTCACTTGCTGTTGTTGTCAGCTCTTCAGTTGTTATCGTCGACATATCAGAAGTCTTTGTCTGATGGTGTGACGGTTTTGTCTTCCATCTTTTCGCCGGAATCGTAACTCGCTTTTTTGGCGTCTCTGGGGCTACTCTATCTCTACCTTCTCTTGTTGCAATATTCTTGTGGCCAACTTTAACACCTCTGTTCGGTTTGTTGTTATTTTCCTCATTGATGTCTTCCTCTTGGAAGCGATCGCTTTCTCCTCGGCCTCTAACAGCATCGCTTTGTTTAGATCCAACATTTCTTCGAGGACTGACGTTTCCATCACCGAACCGTTCTTCTTCAGGGTCGAAGAGCTTATCTTTTTCTCTTGTCTCGGATTGCAAGTGAGGTTGCGGCTGATATCTACGCTTGTCATCTCTATCGCGATCCTGATCCATTGCGGTATCCTCAGATTGGCGTTTTAGAGCGTTCACCTCATTCTGAAAGTAATTATTTGATTTAGTAGCAACGCGCGAAAGAATGTTTATTTGGGTTGCGTACCAGCAGTGTAGTCAGTGCACAGAGTGCGACCGCTAGCAGACACGCAATCGTTGACTTTCTCATCGCTGTGTCCAAATTTACGAACTGATGGGATAAGAACCGACTAACCTGATTATATATAGGTTGCAGATTTCACTAGTTCAATCGATTACAGAACGCTAATGACACAGGCACTTGATTGCTTTTTAATCGAAATTCCTCTTTCCCATTTAGAACAGTTATGCGATCACTCCAAACCTCGCCCGTTTAATCGACACTCGTCGAGCTAAGCTTCACATACCCTTCAACTCGGTTGAACGTGGTCGGCACATGTTGTGAACATTTCAACTGAACTGCTTTTTTGTTAGACCTCCGCTAGTTAGaacattgtccaactaaaaagcaaacCCAGAAAAGTCAGTAGCAAAATGAGCCTGAACTCCGGCTAGCTTAAGTCTCCGGCTCGAATGATACAACAGATTCTGATTAGAATCCGCTGTGTCACGGAAGTCGGAATTCTGACAGAAGCTAACCGGATTTTCGGCTGTAGTTAGTGGGAATGTAAAATCTATTTTCAAATAGATTTTGACAAATAAATAGACAGCGTTTGAAGACGTGAGCAGATGCATTAGACACTATTTTGATCactttttgacatctgtcagtcgttTCAACTAGCGATTCATGTTCGTTAGTTGAACGGATGTGGTGGTCCAATCACCAGATCATAGCTGTACTGTGAAACACTGAAAGGTTAACATTTAATTGACTATATTGCACTTGCATGCAGGGATGCCAGATGTAAAGATATTTGAAATGTTGTCACATTTGTTGCATTTGAAGATAACTTTTTACGGAAATTTGGCTGGTTCCtgacagaattttttttcatgcggttactaaattaaatttatacacgcgatctACAAaagcccacgcgatcgaacacgttaatatacaaacgctcgagcccttcgtgatgatacacgcgatcgtgaagtctcTATGCCCGCACATATTTGAACCGCACActcaatatcacattcagaagcAAAGGCAAAGACAAATGTCACCCACTATAACACTGAAAAGGCCCGCTGAAAATTGGTCTTAggtagtgttttagtgggtgacattttccgtctcgtctgcaattgtagtgagtgattctgacagagAGCCCTTCCCAGAACTCAGTTCTACAGGTTCAGTAGGACaatttacaacaaaaaaaaattaaacgccATGTAAATTAACACGATTGTAAACATACATTGCTTGAATCGAAAATTTGCTCCAATATTAAATGAAACTTAGATAATTAGATCATCAAAAAGGATAtgataataaaattttcttgATATGAAATTACACGTCATaatggaaataaaaataaatagaaattAGTTTTTCGAATTCgacaaaactgtcattttcaatCAACGTTATATTTCTACATcttcaaatatgtgcatgaaaatgaaTGTAAAATGACAACATTATTTTCTGCGCATGTTTAGAGCTGGGTTAGTAATGAGAGAAGTCACCTTTGGAGGCCGCTCCAATCGAAAGTCTATCGCGGTTTTTTAAAGTCAACCACAATAGTACTCTCCCGCAAGGTCCCTTTCTTTTTCTATGAATCAACCGTTGTTTTTACATCACAACCGGGGGTCAACGATACTGTACTGTTTGTAcagtggataagcaacaaagtAGGTAACGGGAAGTGATTGTTTGGTTTGCTGATAACTTTTAGGGAGTCATTTTTAGCTTCTGTTCTGGACAAGATGAGAAGGTAAACTGATGGGCTGGCTAATTGAATCTTAACTGACTTTCGGTAGGTGTTACATTCTCATGGTTTAAGTATCAACGAagctgttattttattttatttatttcaatgatAGTTTGGTCAAATACTCTGAAATAGAAACTAGAAAAATAAACTACTTCTCGAAGACATGTGAgaatctggaagaatccagattAATTTGGAATGGTAGCATCCTTAGTAAAGAACTCATATCATAACAATGAAAGAAATGAATTCATTATTTCCCCGTGAACTGTAGCCGCAGCAAAGATCTGTGGATCGAGATGGGTGAAATAAGGCATTAACATGAATGGCAGCCGTCCAAAAAGGGGTAACtcacatttttttccgaaattgactttttgacttttttttaaataatttcaagTAATCCACGTGCACTGTCATTagagaaatttgattttttttttgctattagaGAAATATGGAGGTAACCCCACAAccagctggcgtccaaaagggggtaACCCCATATTGTATCTTATGGAAACTTGACatttctcgttcgttttccgagACCTAAGGAAAAAGTAGTCTATCAATTTGCCATCTAGAAGTGTTAGGTTGCAGCTCCAAAATCGATTTCGAAGTAGAACCAATTTTAGTTGAATTGCGGTTTATATTGACGTTTCGGCCCGAACAGTCTTTCCTGAAGGTGAGTGCCGCTGAAATACTTGCGATGTAAAGCTATTTTCTAGCTAGTTCAGCGtatttattgaaaatgaaaaaagtcaTATTTCTACACTCAAAAATTGGCCGAGAATTATGGGATCAGGACAAGATCGGCACACAGCGGTCAGAAAATGAAGAAACGTGacatcaattattatcttttgTTTTAGAGTTATTGTATGTCCAGAAAAATTGCTTTCTAGCACCTAGCGCCTTATTTGATTGCATCAAATTAGTTCGGAATTCTGTCGCTAGGGCGGCACTGTTATCAACTTTCCTAATAAAGCTATATAGAAATATGGTATCTTTGAGAAAGTTGTAGTTCATATCATTATAAATATGTCTTCTGAAGATGCTACAAAATTTGCATATATTTAGAGTTGTAGTAGTTTTTTTTGACAAATTAATCCTCATGGTAATTTTAACCCAAAATTTGCTCGCTTCTTTCTAATAGTGTATCATTGTTCAGCATGTTTCTCCACTAGATCCTCAAGAATATGTTGTAGTttttgattcctaatatattagtcacgatatAATATCCGTGCTGCGTGAAAGAGTTCACAAATTCATGGAATCTTATTCATgaaaacgtgaactggttcatgattcttagtatGATAGTCACGCTTAATATTACGtgcccgtgaaatagttcacaaaatcgtaaagTGTTATTCATGGATTCATAAACTCGTTCACGACTGCTAGCACATGTTTCACGATTTATCTTGAGTGCTTGTAATATTTAAAACGCATCCCTAACCAAtttaaatttcatgcaaatCTACACATGGCCATGAAATTTCcgtgtgaactatttcacaaaatttgggtttttcatgaaatatcaaatagttatgtccagctgctagtgtCTAGTAATTGGTGCAcgcagtagatataagaaaactattaagaactcgaacatcgttattcaattgataaggttcaatgcgatgtccggacagaaaacgaaatcgGCCTGTGCCAAATGAGTTCagcactaagttgaatctctggttgactTGTCACATGAGTTTTGGTGTACCCGGAAGCATTGGAAATTCCCTTTTTTATGTCAAATTTCTAAGACTGCTTCGGCTTTGTGTCAGAACTTCCTCGAGTAGGTATATTTGGTGGCCTCTCAAGAGAAAAATTTAAGCCTTCACGGAGAATCTCATCTGCCTATAGTTTTTGGGAGAAGTAAACGATGTCTCCACATGCTGATCATCACAGTGACTCTCCCGAGTCCAAAGAACATAATGTTTTGTCGGGGTCAGTGGCGTAAATCTTTTTATTTCTTTAAAAGATTGCCAACAGCATTTTTAAAGAAACACTTCTGATTCCTTGGACACTGATCGTACGCAGGACTTACTAAAGCTTTCAAAATATTTGCACACCGGAGTAAGGGCCTTTGAAAGCACCATCCCCATGCTTCAATTGATCAAAGCATAcctcaaactcgaatcggtaactacaccgtcgatctcaactttgtgtgcTGGCATATAGATGTAGTAGTCCTTCGTAAAAGTTCGTCACCCGTAACATAATTTTCTTGCTTTAGCCAGAATATCACAATTGTGAGCTTATCTAAGTTACCCGACATCTGTCGGGGCAGAATATTTCTGCTCAGTTCCTTCGAAAACTTTAGAATACTTAGCATATTATCTTCGATCCGAAAGAGGATCAGATATGGTCCGACCGAGTTCAATGTGATTGATTTTAAACGGAAAATTGCAGTTTTCGAtaacgaatcttgttcgacaaaCATTCTTTTTTCGGGGGAATTTTTTATGTGTAATTATACAAAATGTGGTCGACTATTTTCCCTTGATGTATGATGTATGATGtacctgtgcaaaatttgagcgGAATCGGAAAAAATATCGTATAATGTAATAAAACATCGAGACCTGGTGTAATCTCGCAAAAAATACCTTTCgttgacatgtaaaattatttAGTTCAGATTAAACATGAGTTTTAAAATGCAGCCTTTCCTTTTTTTTGTATGGAccggaatcaaaaaaaaaattaacttgttTTAAAACTAGATGTACTGAACTAACAGCGATTTGTTTGGAAAATACACGTGTTACAGTAAGAAAATTTTCGTCTTGATATGATCAGTAAAAAGTTGTGCTAGATGGAAGGCGAGAACAAAAAATCGGTAGGTAATTTCAAATATATAAccgcaatgaagtagaatacacttaagtTTTTCGCTTCTAACTTGTACCTATTTTAATAGTAATATTATTTACAACGAATAATCTAGAACTGAACCATTTTTGAACATGTCCTTCGATCATCACTtaacttaaaatcatttttcccAGATGATCAAATCTGAGCGAAGTTTGTTGAATACTCTTTATTCAAAACACAGGCCTAAATGTGTTTCAAATGCAGCAACAAGCAGAACGGTAGAATTTACCACTTTCAAAGttcgaaacaaaactgtttgaaATAATAAACCAACACGCTCTGCTGTTGATGAAATCGTTTCCTTGTCAATtccactttgaaactcctatataaaatccGACGCTACTGGATATGCCCCAAAGAATTTGATTGGTATAAAAAACTAATGCTTGCAAACCTGTAATATCAATAAAAACCATTATTGGTCACTGCCATAACATAACTCAATCTCATTACCCACGAAAATCCCCCATTAACTCCTGCCTTTAGTTAAACACAAACCCAGTTGAGTCCGCGcgtgctttagaaatacctacTTAAGCATGTCATCATATATTACTGATAAACAACGCATCACGCATttccgaaatatgaaacgtaTGTGCTAATAGGTTCATTACCCTAGGTAACCACCAAAAGCATTTTGACGTGAGAATAATCAGTTCAACGCAATTCATTTTGCAAATACTCAGGTGTGCACAACTCGAACCATAACATAGCATTTCTATACTCGCTCGGTTCAAATCGCACGCGATAAGTTTTGGACACAGCAAAGAAATGGACACGGTTAACGGTGTTTAACCActtattgtaccgtccggacgttaTAGCCATTATGTTGCGCGCTTGGCAGGTGAGCGACGAATGATTCAAACAGACACACGGTACTTCTATTTATAACTTCATCGACGGCTTTGGCTAACCAATGCACGATCTGCGTTTGACGGGCAACTGCGATCTTGCTACAGCTGCTACGGCGTCATAAAGTAAACTGACAAATTTTCTTCTGGTCCATGCTTTATACATGTGTGTCGCAGTTTATGTGGCGACAAATGTGCCGTGCTAACAACGCTAGCTCGCTCTGtcgaataattttgaaatatgtctAGATTTGAGACTAAAATTTAGAACTTTTGAGGTTATATAAAGCACGCTACCCAAACTCGTCAAAATTAAGAACATGTCCTTctaaataaggacggttggtagcCCTATGCAAGAttcgacgtttcatacatttctcAGACATTTTACCTGAAAAGAAATAAAAGGCTGTCTTTCCAAACCCAAGTCTCAACTCAACCTAAAAGTTTTTTAAATCCCATAAAGGCtatactaattttttttcgtggtGATACTAGATCAAATGCTAAAACATTTCCCATCAAAATatgaattcaattttaaatGTTCACAGGATCCTAGCGCAGACAAATGCCACAAGTGGCGCAAGactgagactccgccaagggctCTAGAAGACCACACTACGGCTTTGTTATTACTGAATTAACACAAATAAGCTTCCACTTTAATTTAGTTGACCTGTGCACGATGTGGAAAAAGACCAATAAATCGATGCACAATGACCTTcactgcgagccgtgtccactaacactgaaattaagctgtggaacaatgtttgcaaacacggctctcagcaaaagtcaatccatgTCGACACGCCAGTAGGCTACGCCAGCGCGCCTAGGCTTGTGGTTGATCGTTAGTTTGGGCAGGTGTAGAGTATGaagaaacacaaaacataaaaaggcccataagccctctcgatctcctcgatgcaccactatcgagacgTTATGCCGTATCCATCTTTAAAGCAGTCGTCTATCAGAGGTTCATTAGCACTGATGCACGAAATTGCCATACCGCTAAACCCATCAACCTATGGGGAGGGCTGAACAATTCAACACGATTAGACTAAAAATAAGTATATTTTGGGTAGAAACTAAACTTATAGAttatgttttaaaaaaatcgccatatttcataatttgtaggacttaaatagTCCGTATCTTCAGAAGATTACTTATAATTACTCACCTACAATTTCGTCGCAGACTCAATCTTTTTATCTAGttccataaaaatgttgaaaacagcgccgccctagcgactgaattgcGAACTAATATGGTTcgatcaaataaagcgctagatgccatgcaacaactttgccaaagccacCATAACTCGAAAGCGAAAGACCGAGTTgcgatttcattagttctcatcagcttaaaatgaattccctttcttgcgggacatcacgcttgactagaggTTTACCCAGAGACACAGTTTAGTCctggcactaagttagtgtcggatcctgatgagacgaagtccaaacgcaaatttcatatcCTTTAAAATATGTttggcatttttttatttaacgtaGGGACGGTTCCGGGTACGGAATTCTTCTCTGGATTCTTATGAAATACTTCCATGaacttgagaaaattttcctagATTCTTCCAAGTAATCTTATGAAGAATACGCCCTTCTTAGCACTCTGAAGGAATGATATTCATAATTTGACCGAAAATTTGTTATGGATTCTTGTAGGATCTTGCTCATTTTATAATGAATAATCAGGGAACTTGACAATGGCAAATTAATCGTTTTGAAACAGAAGTCCATTATGatttttttcctgaaaaaaTCCCTCTTCGTATAATATACGAACAGGAATCAACAATTTACACATTAATTATTTCTTGCCTGAGAATAACCTGAACCCAGGCGAAAAAACATCACCGGAggcaaaaataattcatcactTCCTCGATTCTATTCATTGTCCTCATTcgcctcctcctcctcctcttCCTCATCAACTCGGTTAGGCAAggctaaagaaaaaaaaacccaagcAAAGCAATTTGTCCGCTGCTGGGAAGGTGGAAATTAGACGTCACTTAGGTGTCACTTGCCACGCGCGGTTGTCTTTCGTCGAAACGCACCCCTTGACGTGTTTACCGTAGTTCTGTTTCGATGCCCCGAGGACAAGGAATTCCACGCGAATAGGAAGAAAATCAACACGGTGGTGGCGGCTTCCTGAACCGAACAATGGCAGCCGGTTCGTTCTCTCAAGGACAATCAACCGCAGAGAATAATAATCATTTATACCACTAGGCGGAAAATGGCGACGACTGGTCCGACAATGAGCCGATTCTTGAGCCGCCGGTTCGCTCGCTCACCCATCATCAGAGGACAGGTTTTTGATTATGTTTTTATCACTCGAATGGGCCCGCGGGGCAGCAAGCAGGGT is part of the Topomyia yanbarensis strain Yona2022 chromosome 1, ASM3024719v1, whole genome shotgun sequence genome and encodes:
- the LOC131676445 gene encoding uncharacterized protein LOC131676445, with translation MRKSTIACLLAVALCALTTLLNEVNALKRQSEDTAMDQDRDRDDKRRYQPQPHLQSETREKDKLFDPEEERFGDGNVSPRRNVGSKQSDAVRGRGESDRFQEEDINEENNNKPNRGVKVGHKNIATREGRDRVAPETPKKRVTIPAKRWKTKPSHHQTKTSDMSTITTEELTTTASDTSESTTMTTAEVPSAEELTTSA